DNA sequence from the Bacillota bacterium genome:
GGTCGTATGTTTTTTGTCCTTATACCCTTGTAAAAGACCATCGGACCGACTATGAGGAAGGTAATGTCAATTCGGTTATGGATGGAGAAATTGACGGATTTATTAATGCTTACCTTGTAGGAAGTATTAATAGAAATATTAATAAAGGATGAATATTTATGAACACTACGAATCACATTGAAAATATGCTTATCGGAAATCAGGCTAATAATAAAGAGCTTAACAATAAATTGAATAAGCTAATATCTATTTTAAGAGAGAAAGCTGCCCTGGCTATAGCATTTTCAGGTGGTGTAGATAGTACGTTTCTTCTTAAAGTGGCCCAGGACACTTTAAAAGATAATGTTATAGCTGTTACGGCAAAGTGGCCTATTCATTCCGAAAGAGAATTTAAAGAAGCTGTAGATTTTGTGAAACAGTTAAATGTAAGACATATAATTTTGAAATCAGATAGTATTGATGATATAGAAGGGTTTTCTCAAAATCCTGAAAACAGGTGTTATTTGTGCAAAAGGGAGATTTTTAAAAAAATTAAAGAGGTTGCAAAGAAAAATGGCTTTATACATGTTGCCGATGGCTCCAATATTGATGACCTTAAGGATTACAGGCCGGGTATTGTTGCTTTAAAGGAGTTGGGTATTATAAGCCCATTAAGAGATGCGGGTTTAACGAAAAGCGACATAAGGGAGCTATCCAGAGAGACAGGCCTTCCTACATGGAATAAGCCGGCTTTTGCATGTCTTGCTTCCAGGATACCTTATGGACACGAAATTACAAAAGAAAAATTGGAAATAATTGACAAGTCGGAGCAATTTCTGATTGATTCAGGATTCAAACAAGTGAGGGTACGACATCACGGGGATATAGCACGGATTGAGGTATCTGCAGAAGAACGGAGCAATTTCTTTAATCCTGGATTTATGGATGAAGTTCATTACAAGCTTAAACAATATGGATTTAAGTATATAACCCTTGATTTAATGGGTTACAGGACCGGAAGTTTAAATGATGGGGTAAAAAAATAAATTAGTATAAAAAAAGCAGGTATGGATATGGATATGGGTATAGGGATTATTGGATTAGGCAAATTAGGGTGTTCTCTGGCTGTTGGTTTAAAAAAGGAGGGCTATATAATCTCAGGTCTGTATAGTAAATCTGCCGATTCAGTGAAGTTTGCAAATGCCAAGCTGGACACAAATTTTGAAAACAGCCTGGTTGATACTGTAGAGAAGTCTGAAATAGTGTTTATTACCGTACCCGATTCCAGCATTGTAAATGTAGTCATGGAAATATCATCCGGTTTAAGCCGGGAAAGTATTTGCAACAAGGTATTTATTCATTGCAGTGGGGCATTATCAAGTCATGTATTGGAGTTATTAGAAGAAAAAGGTGCGTATACAGGTTCTCTCCACCCTGTACAGACTTTTGCCGATAAAGAAACGGGATGGAAGGGGTTATACGGTATATATTACGGATTTGAAGGCAACAATAGGGCTTATGAAATTATAAAGCCCATAATATTATCATTTAAGGGGAAAGTTTTGAATATTAATGAGAAATACAAGTCTCTCTACCATGCTGCTGCGTGTATTGTGTCGAATTATTTTGTAACACTGGCATATATTGCAGGCCACTTATTTGAGAGCATTGGGGCAGAATCTGATGAAGGAATCAAAGCCCTTAAGCCGTTAATTGAAAAAACATTATATAATATAGATTCTCTGGGCCCTGTAAATGCGCTTACGGGTCCGATTTCCAGAGGCGATATTGAGACTGTTGCAGGTCATATTGAAGCAATAAAAGAAAAAAATCCGGAAATATTGGATGTCTACAAAGCTTTAGGTAGAATTACGGTAGAGATTGGGTTGGAAAAGGGTACTATACATGATGAACAGGCAGAGTTATTAAAGAGGTTATTGGACTGATGAGTAACTGATGAGTAATAGCAGGTATTATGAAAAGATGGCCTTGGAGTGATGTTGATGAATTCTGAAAGTTTAAGAAATTTACTTGAAAATGTAAAGTCCGGAAAGGTATCTATTCAAGATGCCTTAAACCACTTGAAGAAACTGCCTTTTGAGGATTTGGGTTTTGCAAAAGTCGATTACCATAGAAATTTGAGGACCGGGTATCCTGAAGTTGTATTTTGCCTGGGAAAAACCGTTGACCAAGTAAAATCAATTATCATGAAGCTGATGAAGCAAGACAACAACATTATGGCTACCAGGGCTACGCGGGAAATTTATGACGGAATTAGTGAAATTGCTGAAGATGCATTATACTATGAGACTGCAAGAATAGTGGTTGTTAAAAGAAGGGAGCTTGTTGTATCTGAAAAGATTATTGCAGTTGTCAGTGCAGGGACTTCGGA
Encoded proteins:
- the larE gene encoding ATP-dependent sacrificial sulfur transferase LarE, whose amino-acid sequence is MLIGNQANNKELNNKLNKLISILREKAALAIAFSGGVDSTFLLKVAQDTLKDNVIAVTAKWPIHSEREFKEAVDFVKQLNVRHIILKSDSIDDIEGFSQNPENRCYLCKREIFKKIKEVAKKNGFIHVADGSNIDDLKDYRPGIVALKELGIISPLRDAGLTKSDIRELSRETGLPTWNKPAFACLASRIPYGHEITKEKLEIIDKSEQFLIDSGFKQVRVRHHGDIARIEVSAEERSNFFNPGFMDEVHYKLKQYGFKYITLDLMGYRTGSLNDGVKK
- a CDS encoding DUF2520 domain-containing protein, which translates into the protein MDMGIGIIGLGKLGCSLAVGLKKEGYIISGLYSKSADSVKFANAKLDTNFENSLVDTVEKSEIVFITVPDSSIVNVVMEISSGLSRESICNKVFIHCSGALSSHVLELLEEKGAYTGSLHPVQTFADKETGWKGLYGIYYGFEGNNRAYEIIKPIILSFKGKVLNINEKYKSLYHAAACIVSNYFVTLAYIAGHLFESIGAESDEGIKALKPLIEKTLYNIDSLGPVNALTGPISRGDIETVAGHIEAIKEKNPEILDVYKALGRITVEIGLEKGTIHDEQAELLKRLLD
- the larB gene encoding nickel pincer cofactor biosynthesis protein LarB produces the protein MNSESLRNLLENVKSGKVSIQDALNHLKKLPFEDLGFAKVDYHRNLRTGYPEVVFCLGKTVDQVKSIIMKLMKQDNNIMATRATREIYDGISEIAEDALYYETARIVVVKRRELVVSEKIIAVVSAGTSDLPVAEEAAVTAEIMGNKVERIYDVGVAGLHRLLANIDALFRANVLVVVAGMEGALASVVGGMVDKPVIAVPTSIGYGANFGGLSALLTMLNSCAAGIGVVNIDNGFGAGYLASMINRL